The Aestuariirhabdus haliotis genomic sequence AACCATCCGCAGCCAACGACAAGTATCGTCCGCAACATACCCTTAAAAATGAACTGAAGTTGCCCATATCATGACCGGCATCGATCGATTCCAGATAAAGCCTGGCAATCAGCTGATTCACCGTCATAGCGTCCCTGACGCCGATCTCTTCCAGCACCTGCCAGAAAAAATGCTCGAGACGCACCGAGGTCACTACACCATCAATGCGCAAGGAGCGCGTTTTGCTCGACCA encodes the following:
- a CDS encoding ribbon-helix-helix domain-containing protein, whose amino-acid sequence is MCELFVGADRTLWSSKTRSLRIDGVVTSVRLEHFFWQVLEEIGVRDAMTVNQLIARLYLESIDAGHDMGNFSSFLRVCCGRYLSLAADGSLVRESSQPLALVDSKRLLSDERNQIQRRKVVLLEARPETRWDLN